In the Desulfonatronum sp. SC1 genome, one interval contains:
- a CDS encoding PEP/pyruvate-binding domain-containing protein produces the protein FDSPPPPSTMPTTISRLLEQLPTSARKREEAISRIVEDLPGLRQAWERLANADAEFLSRVAECELAQQDASPPTMTALRVQSTRMCVSISTMLRCAREMSTRDVSGIEGPFRSLARTIHLATAPPGPSEAPELVVPLSLVNVESALIVGYKAALLGDVRRLHPSSNVSGWRVPDGFVITAEAYRLFMAHQGLADEINRLLQIHESATLVDRLRLSSELQQRIITAPLPDRLLTEVRAAYRELESAAGHRGVRVVLCPSCVGEAPPERSFTGQHRTEVNVGEDLLLMAYKEVLASQYGPAAMSHRRIRGLRVEDQPMAVVCSAMVDTMAAGLIVTRHPAASASSLLHVLAVHGLAKALSEGYAEPDEWEVSRESPRIAARRIAAKPERFVAFLAEEGVSLLANPPSMRDQPALEDERIVDLARLGMELEAHCGGPLRIKWALSKDGEFFIQQLRHVLYASSPGAPPGPSEAPGPRSVPATNKETVLVRGTETACPGLGGGRVFVAHTNNDLLHIPEGAVLVVARPLRRWSGILPHVAAVVVETGGVFSHLASIAREFRIPALCGVHNATALLQSGQDVVVDATNRNVLARSSSQLAPSHGSEPLDHSARHPGQSATPVHATLASILRQVGPLSRVNPLDPRIVPDNIRSLRDAAQACRLLACRQILKLSHAPGLLRHLTVRHPLNWWVLDLDDPRLEKQAGRPSPPEPQAPVLHPVLYPMLNAVWTGIARADWTLYANSPRQFRLFRFIRRLRAAVRPLSAPRPRIFILSGSTTLLNLSLERALFTIQVHETSPTRNALSFLWQWFPPWTPLPDVQRIVVNAIRPRGFFVELAPDGLCVWSTGQNPSELRRRAAFLGALIAFVQRPSAAQNLDFDDSIS, from the coding sequence TTCGATTCCCCCCCTCCGCCCTCGACCATGCCCACCACCATCTCCCGGCTCCTTGAGCAATTGCCCACGTCTGCCCGCAAACGGGAAGAAGCCATATCCCGTATCGTGGAGGATCTGCCCGGACTGAGGCAGGCCTGGGAACGGCTCGCCAACGCGGATGCCGAGTTCCTGAGCCGCGTCGCGGAATGCGAACTCGCCCAGCAAGACGCCTCCCCGCCGACCATGACCGCCCTGCGGGTCCAGAGCACCCGCATGTGCGTCTCGATCTCCACCATGCTGCGCTGCGCCCGGGAAATGAGCACACGGGACGTGAGCGGCATCGAGGGACCGTTCCGGAGCTTGGCTCGAACCATTCACCTTGCCACCGCACCTCCAGGGCCTTCGGAAGCCCCGGAGTTGGTCGTTCCCCTCTCCCTGGTGAACGTAGAAAGCGCCCTAATCGTGGGATACAAGGCAGCCCTGCTGGGGGACGTTCGGCGGCTTCATCCGAGCTCAAACGTCTCGGGATGGCGGGTTCCAGACGGATTCGTGATCACCGCCGAGGCCTACCGGCTGTTCATGGCTCACCAGGGTTTGGCGGACGAAATCAATCGGCTTCTGCAAATCCACGAAAGCGCCACGCTGGTGGATCGGTTGCGGCTCAGTTCGGAACTGCAACAACGCATCATCACCGCCCCGCTACCGGATCGATTGCTAACGGAGGTCCGGGCCGCGTACCGTGAGCTGGAATCCGCCGCCGGACACCGCGGCGTGCGCGTCGTCCTGTGCCCCAGCTGCGTCGGGGAGGCCCCTCCGGAACGCTCATTCACCGGGCAGCACCGCACCGAAGTAAATGTGGGCGAAGACCTGTTACTCATGGCCTACAAGGAGGTCCTGGCCTCCCAGTACGGTCCCGCGGCCATGAGCCACCGCCGAATTCGAGGCTTGCGGGTCGAGGATCAGCCCATGGCCGTGGTCTGCTCGGCCATGGTGGACACCATGGCCGCCGGACTGATCGTCACCCGGCATCCCGCGGCGTCGGCGTCCTCCTTACTGCACGTCCTCGCGGTCCACGGTTTGGCCAAGGCCCTTTCCGAGGGCTATGCCGAGCCGGACGAATGGGAGGTGTCTCGCGAATCGCCGCGTATCGCCGCGCGGCGAATCGCCGCCAAACCGGAACGGTTCGTGGCCTTTCTCGCCGAGGAGGGGGTTTCTCTCTTGGCCAACCCGCCTTCGATGCGCGACCAGCCCGCCCTGGAAGACGAGCGGATTGTGGACTTGGCCCGGCTGGGCATGGAGTTGGAAGCCCATTGCGGCGGTCCGTTGCGCATAAAGTGGGCCCTGTCCAAGGACGGTGAATTCTTTATTCAACAGCTCCGGCATGTTCTCTATGCCTCATCTCCCGGAGCGCCGCCTGGTCCGTCGGAGGCTCCTGGGCCACGCTCAGTCCCGGCCACCAACAAGGAAACCGTTCTGGTTCGAGGAACCGAGACGGCTTGTCCGGGCCTGGGCGGTGGGCGGGTCTTCGTCGCGCACACCAATAACGACCTGCTGCACATTCCGGAAGGAGCGGTCCTGGTCGTCGCCCGCCCCTTGCGGCGCTGGTCCGGAATTTTACCTCATGTCGCCGCGGTGGTGGTCGAAACTGGCGGCGTGTTCAGCCACCTGGCCTCCATCGCTCGGGAATTTAGGATTCCCGCGCTCTGCGGCGTCCACAACGCCACCGCCCTGCTACAAAGCGGACAAGATGTCGTCGTCGACGCGACCAACCGCAACGTACTCGCGCGCTCTTCGTCACAGCTCGCACCCTCTCACGGAAGCGAGCCCCTGGATCATTCCGCTCGACATCCCGGTCAATCGGCAACCCCTGTTCACGCTACCTTGGCCTCGATACTGCGTCAGGTGGGGCCTTTGAGCCGGGTCAACCCTTTGGACCCGCGCATCGTACCGGACAACATTCGGAGTCTCCGGGACGCGGCCCAAGCCTGTCGGCTGCTGGCTTGCCGCCAAATCCTGAAGCTGTCTCATGCGCCTGGCCTGCTCCGGCACCTGACGGTCCGGCATCCGCTGAATTGGTGGGTCCTGGACCTGGACGATCCGCGCCTGGAAAAGCAGGCGGGCCGCCCGTCCCCTCCGGAGCCTCAAGCACCGGTACTCCATCCGGTCTTGTACCCAATGCTCAACGCCGTCTGGACGGGCATCGCCCGAGCGGACTGGACCCTTTACGCTAATTCTCCCCGCCAATTCCGCCTCTTCCGGTTCATTCGTCGCCTGCGGGCCGCGGTCCGCCCGCTTTCAGCACCCCGCCCGCGAATATTCATCCTTTCCGGAAGCACAACCCTGCTCAACCTCTCCCTGGAGCGGGCCCTGTTCACCATTCAGGTCCATGAGACGTCACCAACCCGGAACGCCCTGAGCTTTCTGTGGCAATGGTTCCCACCCTGGACCCCGCTCCCGGACGTGCAACGCATAGTGGTCAACGCGATCCGGCCTCGTGGCTTCTTCGTGGAACTCGCCCCGGACGGCTTGTGCGTTTGGTCCACGGGGCAGAATCCGTCGGAGCTGCGGCGTCGCGCGGCCTTTCTCGGAGCTCTGATCGCGTTTGTCCAACGCCCAAGCGCAGCCCAAAATCTCGACTTCGACGATTCGATATCTTGA
- a CDS encoding SLC13 family permease, protein MAETIPLTPEMLWVLGILGLTVVLFISEVVRVDVAAVTIMMILGVMGLIPGVPALVPGDQLFRGFASNAVISIIAVIILGKALDKTGLMNKLASLILRVGGQTERRIVPVISGTVGVVSGFMQNVGAAALFMSVIKRIAMRTGLPMSRLLMPMGFCAILGGTLTMIGSSPLILLNDLIATSNRMLPEGIAPMRTFAIFDVTPVGVALILTGIVYFVLLGPYVLPTKKGQDQEVSTVEYFRRLYGLEGDIFEIHVFAGSLLDGKTVADAESLFGNRVAVIGLYQNRDLRIAPAHDIVIQAGSQIGLLGARKDIGDVCQEMDLQCSGMLTHFAEVLSASQAGISEVVVPPRSNLIGKTFQDVRMRKTHGISVLAVNRAGKVIRGNLRDLPLQTGDTLVLHSLWEDLAALEKNPDFVVVTSNFPHEVILHEKMPHALAISLITMVLVLFSDLRLSVSLMAGAAAMIVSGVLTMDEAYKSVSWQSVFLLASLIPLGMAVESTGTAAWIAVQTLNLLGDVPIWVLQAAVAVLSTAFTLLMSNVGATVLLVPLAVNIAVLAGADPAMFALTVAISTSNSFLIPTHQVNALIMGPGGYRNADFMRAGGIMTVLFLVVSLTVLNLLF, encoded by the coding sequence ATGGCTGAAACGATTCCATTGACTCCGGAAATGCTTTGGGTCCTGGGGATCCTCGGCTTGACCGTCGTCCTGTTCATCTCCGAAGTGGTCCGGGTGGACGTGGCCGCGGTGACCATCATGATGATCCTCGGGGTCATGGGCCTGATCCCCGGCGTACCCGCCCTGGTTCCCGGCGACCAGTTGTTCCGGGGCTTCGCCAGCAACGCGGTGATTTCGATCATCGCCGTGATCATCTTAGGCAAGGCCCTGGACAAAACCGGCCTGATGAACAAGCTGGCCTCCCTGATCCTGCGCGTCGGCGGCCAGACCGAACGCCGGATCGTGCCGGTCATCTCCGGCACGGTGGGCGTGGTCTCCGGGTTCATGCAGAACGTGGGCGCGGCGGCCCTGTTCATGTCCGTGATCAAGCGCATCGCCATGCGCACCGGCCTGCCCATGTCCCGCCTGCTGATGCCCATGGGCTTTTGCGCCATTCTCGGCGGAACCCTGACCATGATCGGCTCCAGCCCGCTGATCCTGCTCAATGATCTGATCGCCACCTCCAACCGGATGCTGCCCGAAGGCATCGCCCCCATGCGCACCTTCGCCATCTTCGATGTAACTCCGGTGGGCGTCGCTTTGATTCTGACCGGCATCGTCTATTTCGTGCTCCTGGGCCCCTACGTTCTGCCGACAAAAAAAGGGCAGGATCAGGAAGTTTCCACTGTGGAGTACTTCCGCCGGTTGTACGGCCTTGAGGGTGATATCTTCGAGATCCACGTCTTTGCCGGCAGCCTCCTGGACGGCAAGACCGTGGCCGACGCCGAAAGCCTGTTCGGCAACCGGGTCGCGGTCATCGGCCTGTACCAGAACCGGGATCTGCGCATCGCGCCGGCCCACGACATCGTCATCCAGGCCGGTTCCCAGATCGGATTGCTGGGGGCGCGCAAGGACATCGGCGACGTCTGTCAAGAGATGGACCTGCAATGTTCGGGCATGCTCACCCACTTCGCCGAGGTGCTTTCCGCGTCCCAGGCCGGAATTTCCGAGGTGGTCGTCCCACCGCGCTCCAACCTGATCGGCAAGACCTTCCAGGACGTCCGGATGCGCAAGACCCACGGCATCTCGGTTCTGGCCGTGAACCGCGCCGGAAAAGTCATCCGCGGCAACCTGCGGGACCTGCCTTTGCAAACCGGAGACACGTTGGTGCTGCACAGCCTCTGGGAAGATCTGGCCGCCCTGGAGAAGAACCCGGACTTCGTGGTGGTCACCTCCAACTTTCCCCATGAGGTGATCCTGCACGAAAAAATGCCCCACGCCCTGGCCATTTCCCTGATCACCATGGTCTTGGTGCTGTTCAGCGACCTGCGGCTGTCCGTCTCCCTGATGGCCGGGGCCGCGGCCATGATCGTCAGCGGCGTGCTGACCATGGACGAGGCGTACAAGAGCGTGAGCTGGCAGTCGGTCTTTCTGCTGGCCAGCCTGATCCCCCTGGGCATGGCCGTGGAATCCACGGGCACCGCTGCCTGGATCGCGGTGCAGACCTTGAACCTGCTGGGCGACGTTCCGATCTGGGTGCTTCAGGCCGCGGTGGCCGTGCTCAGCACGGCCTTCACCCTGCTGATGTCCAACGTGGGGGCCACGGTTCTGCTGGTGCCCCTGGCCGTGAACATCGCCGTGCTGGCCGGGGCCGACCCGGCCATGTTCGCTCTGACCGTGGCCATCAGCACGTCCAACTCGTTCCTGATCCCCACGCACCAGGTCAACGCGCTGATCATGGGCCCCGGCGGCTACCGCAACGCCGACTTCATGCGCGCCGGAGGGATCATGACCGTACTGTTTCTGGTCGTATCCCTGACCGTGCTCAACCTGCTCTTCTAA